Within Vicia villosa cultivar HV-30 ecotype Madison, WI linkage group LG1, Vvil1.0, whole genome shotgun sequence, the genomic segment aacatcctgTTTTCTGCTATTAAAAGTTGCAAAAGTAAATGCAATTTAATATCATAACACTACAAAAGATTACATGTGCTAACGCCTTGACACGATGGTTGTCAGGTTGTTTTCATACGACGAATAGGATGTGGGTTTGAATCAATGGTTGCCAGGTTGTTTTCATACAACAAATAGGCTGCGGGTTTGAATCGTGGATGTAGGAAAAAAGAATCAGCCCATTTGGAACATTAGCATGGTGTTTGGTCGGGGTaaaatggaggggaggggaacAAAATCCCTTTTGACTCCATTTTGGTTCTCCGATATAGATGGATATGGAGGGTAGAGAAGACAAGTTTATTATACAAATTTAAATTGATTGATGGAAATATCCTTTTATAAAATGTAACTGATAGGGACCAAATGAAGGTTGAAATATAAACTAATATAAGTGGAAGAAAATGCTCCTTACAACCACAGAATAGAGTAACAAAGAACTAAATGGAGCTGGGCTCCTTACAAGACTATGAATATAAGAGCGACCCAACTTTATTTGCTCAAACTAATGCCTAATAACCAATTGCTAGTTCCTTTCATGCCTTTTGGTCACTCCTCTACTTATAACTTTCCCCCTTTAACTCCTCCTCTTCTCCCTAGATTCTAGAATCTTCTCCAACACTCAGTTCCATCTGTCCCATTCTACTATTTTTTCCCATACAAAACTAGCCTCTCCCCTCATATTAAATCAAACAATAAACCCCAAGCGGATGCAGGAACAAGGACAGCAAATAGGTTTCAAAACTATCACTCACCCATTTTTGGGACTCTCATTCTCAATGAGAAAGGAGACATTTAATTATATCCAAGAATAACATGATTTCATGGCAACGTTAACCACAAAAAATTGGAAAGACCCAGCAGATTATGGGGCCCCAAAACCAGAAAATGTCATTAACCAACTCAAAAATTTGTTTCACGTAGGAGAGGAAGGTGAAAGAGTATTATAACTAAAAGGCTACAGTTACCTTATTGCACTTGTGGGCACAATGCTGAATGTTTCTCCCATTTCTTTGTTTTTATAATACAATGCAGTATTTAGCCCCTGTTCCTTGAACTGGGTAACAATCTAGAAGTGAAACAAGAAAAATTAGCATGGTGAACATTAACAAAAACAATCTACGACACCTTACAAATAAATAAGATATGTTTCTGACTACCTGTTCGAGCCTCATATTGAACTCATTTTGAACATCCTTAGACTGCTGCAACATTGCTTTACGAATTGGAGCATTGCGACATGTTTTCCAGCCATAAAGCCTATCAACCTGAAATGTTGCAAGAACAGTTACAGAACTGAGCAACCTGTCAAGCAGTATTGTCGATGGCGGATGGCGGTccatggcggagagccaaaatcccgccGCCATACATGACGCTTTGCAGCGCCGTTATTGCGCATTATGATGGAAAAAAACCGCAATAGCGGCCAATATTTACCATTGCGGCTAGCCCAAAAACCACCATGTATATCCGCCATAGCGGGCCATGGCAGGGCAATTTGATAACATTGCTGTCAAGAACATTTATATTGGAAGCAGCAGCTCATAAAAGTGGAATACTCACCTTATTCAATGCAACAATGAATTCTGTGTTCCTCATTTTTAATAGTTCAAGTGACTCTTTAGTTTGTGGCTCTAAGCCATGCATAATGTCAACAACCAAGATTGCAATATCACATAGACCTGAACCCCGAGACCTCAGATTATTGAATGACTCGTGGCCTGGGGTATCAATAACCAGTAGACCTGGAACTTTCAGTGTTGCATCAGCTTTCAATTCCTTAGTTCTATCACGTATGTTCTCAGCAGGAAAGTATGTTGCGCCAATCTGTTGGGTGATACCGCCAGCCTCACCTTCTTGAACATTGGTACCTCGAATACAATCCAGAAGCTTGGTTTTGCCAGTGTCCACATGACCCATGATGCAGCATATTGGTGATCGGAGGTTTGCATCGCTCGGCTTAGAAGACACAGCAGAATGTTGTGGGTCGGGCTTTTTCTTTTTGTCCTCAACCACAACTTTGGCCTGTTTTCTATCTTCAATTTCTTCGGCGACATGCTTCGAAACAGTTTTACTTGTAGCACCTGCTGTGgaggaaaaacaaaacaaaatacaaaTGAGCAGGACAAGGTAAACAGAAGTATGTGCCTAACGCTGTGCTTTATCCCACTAGGTGAGGAGGTTGGCTAAGCCGGTCAATCAAACATTATTAGGCCTTTTAACATACAAAAGGTTGGCCACGCCCTAAAGGACATTTAATACCTGGTGGTTTTACTGCCAATGAAGGACAAAAAAACATATCCTTTGCTTATCTAAGCAAATAGAAAAGGGAAATGCAATGTTGACGTATTTAGACCAGGAAAGTTGGATCATACTGTCAGAGTTCCAGGTTTGACACCAATTGCTGCAGCCAGTAGCTAGCATCTCACAATAATTTACTAGTTAATTGCAGCAGGCGACATTATTAGGCTAAAACAATTATATGGCCAGAAGTTTGATCAATTACCGACAGAAAAAATTTCATGACAAAGTTCTTAACCATAAAAAAATCCAGAGTAGCATTGGTTTATGTTTCTAAGATTCTAACACTAAAGTAGGTTACTATATTTCTTATACTGGTCAGATACACTAAAAGCAAGATATAATAAGTATGGATTAGGACCCAAGATTGCTATGGTATCAAGTTTGTTATTTTCAACAATTACACAAATTTCAAGTATATTCCTGTCAGTGTAAAGTAAAAACTACCAATAAAATGCAAATCTCACCAGCATTTTTAGCAGGTATGCCAGTTTTAATCTCTTTTTTGACAATCATTTCAGGCTCAGAGTCAACTTCTTCATCAGCAAATGCACCCTTATCATTCAGATTGACATCATCCCAGCTTCTGGCGTCCCATTCATCCTCAACATCATCTTCTTCCACTCTATCCTCTTCAACAGCTTCCGGAAGTTCAACTTTATCCTCCTTCTGCACCGACTCCACTTCTTCAACCTTCTTTGGTTCCTCTGAATCCAAATCAGCAGTAGTTTCCTTTGCTTCATTACTGTCGTCTGTCTTGACAGCAGCAGCACCATTATAATTTCGACTAGTTGATTTCCCCTTCTTCGTCTGATAAATGGGTTTCTTGGTTGGTGCACCACTGTCCCCAGCGGGGAGAGTCACACCCCCTGTGCTATTGAGAATCTGCCTCCTCATTGCCTCCAATCGCCGGGCTTCTTCCTTCTGCTTACCAGTTAACAATTTACCTTCTTGCTTCTTTTTCAGaagtttttccttttccttttccttctttctaCGTTTAGCCTCTTCTGCCTGTCTCTCAAGTTCCTCTAGCCTTAGTCGCTCCTCTtcttctttccttagcttttcctcctcttctcttctctgttTTTCTTCAGCCTCTTTTCTTCGAGCTAGTAATTCTTGCTTCTCTCTAACATGCTTTGGCAATTTCTTGTCAGCAGCTGCTTTGGACTTCAaatcatttttctttggttcaATTGTCTCAGCCTCTACTTCTGCCGTTTCATTTGCCGTTGAACTTCCGGCTGCTGCGGCTGCTgccttcttctccttctccttttctttcttctttttcttcttttttgcaGCAGCTGATTCTACAATCTCCTCTTCTCCCTCTTTTTCCCCTGAAGCACCAGGGACAGAACCAACTTCCGGAGCAGGCTGAACTTTATCATCCTGCTTTGGAGGAGCAGAAGGTTTTGCTGTAGGAGGGGCTTCACCAAGCTCTGCAAGAATCTTATCTAAATCCTCCTCCTCTTGAGCAGTTCTCCcactcttcttcttattctttttcttattttttgaaGTTCCAACAACCTCTTCACTCTTACTTATATTGCCATTGTCAACATTAGCACTAGGTTTCTCACTCTCAACAACATCTACACTTTCACTCCCAAACTCATCTTCATTACTCACTTTAGCAGCAGCACTACCACTTTTCTTCTTAGATGACTTCTTTTTACCAGTAAATTCAACTAAGGAAACATCGTCTTCATCTTTATCATCGCCACCCTTAGCAGACTCAGATACAGAAACACTATCTTCATCCGGAATATCTGTACTTGAAAAACTAACCGCCTTCTTCAAAGACTTGGATGACTTCTTCTTCTTACCTGTGAAAGTGATTGGTCCTATATCCTCATCATCGTCGTCTTCTACCTTATCATTCTTACTCTCATCCTCTCCATCAATCTCATCAAAACTAACCGCTGAAAACGAAGAACTGCCCTTCTTGTTTCCTTTTGAAGACTTCTTCTTCCCAGTAAAACTAACAACTGgttcatcctcatcatcatctccattacCGGTTAACCCCGATTTCTCTTCATCGTCATCATTATCAACTTCCCCCTCATCCCCAAGCAAACCAAAACCAGCCGCAGCAGTAAACACACTCCCACTGCCACTTTTCTTCGATTTCCCCTTTTTCTTCCCAGCAAACACAATTTCAGGCACATCATCGTCGTTCTCCTCATCAATATCATCACCATTATCTTTAGCTTGTAAAGATTTAGAGTTACCTTTTTTACCTTTCTTTTTTCCTGGCTTTTCTTGCTTTTCTTCTGGCTGCGGCAAGGATGGCTCCTCTGAAAGTTCGGTTCCGATGGAGTATTCATCGTCGTCGATGACTTGAGACTTTTTCTTCGATTTCCCACCGCCTTGCTGCGGAGGATTCTCGTCGTCACGTGCCGATGGCTTCTTCTTCCCCATTtgtcagattagggttttttcgtGCGTCGAAACAAAGCACGAATAATTGGATCGATAAGCGCAGATTCGTGTTTCGATGAACGAAAGAGAATCAGTGGGTACGAAAATTGGATAGAAAGAAAAAACGGTTGGTGCGGCGGAGAAGGAAGAGAAAGGAGAGTTAAAACGCACAAACTCGGCAGTGAAGAAGAATAACAAACCAAGAATGTTTTGTGCTCTAGGGTTGTATTCTACTCCAGtttgttttctatttatttttatttattcatttaatgaTACTCTTTTGTTTATGTAAACTAGTGGAAAACCCGTATTCGCACGGTACTGGTGTGTGGTACatacgtttttgtttgaaaatgtaGTAGAAatgtaaataagaaaaacaaaattattttaccaaaagagattttttttatttaaaaagaaacattcttaaagcaaaaacaaaattgttttacattaataatatatatttttcaactTTCCATAaatatcttaaaaaatattgtattttaaattaaaataattccaaaataaaaatattagtagcccaaataattaaaaaacaactcatatttcttgtgtttgaattcatacattattttaaatatttttatttttattttctttagtaacataaataaatacgttTTGTCTGTGTTCgaattcatacattatttaaaatatttttatttttatttttttaattatacaaaaataataataaccatgTGGTTTGTATGGATTTTGGTATGGATACTAGTGCGTTCGTAAAATAAATCTGTCGTCCCCGCCCCGAAATTAGCGGGAAAACCCGGTTTAACCAGGTGTGGGTGCGGGGAAAACCCAATTTTTATTTACGGGTGTGGGTGCGGGTGATGCTAGTATCCGCCCTGCACTCGCATCCGccaactaaatttaatttaattcatttaCTTTTAATAGTTTTATTACTCATTTACATTTTTTAATGTTACAATATCTTGTTTAttagatttattatttttttttaaatacaatttaaataaaaaaatcaaacataaaaaattcttttaaaataataaaatatttattttaattattggtttttatttttattaaaaaaaaaaatttattcaggCGGGTGCGAGGAAATCCGTTTCTTGTTAGGGGCAGGGGCGGGGAACAAATATTAGTCCCGACCGAATTTGGGGGCAGAGGCGGGTCTGGGTGACGGGTGCGAGTCTGGGTGTGCTTAAATCCACCCTTGACCCGCCCTATTGTCATccctatatttttaaaaatgtaataaaaatgaaatatatttttaatctcatagaacttttatttttaatctaccaaaacttataaaattataagCTAAACATATAACTAAACTTTATTAATGATATatcataaaaaaatcattaaaaatatacaatattaaatttattattcagttgaaataatccatttattgttattattggcCGCAAACATAGAAGTAGAAAGCACCGCCGCGGATCCAATTTCCTACCTTAAGTGTCAGAAAATGTAATTTTTTAGAATGAAAATGTAATTATCATAATAAAGGatctaattttattaaaaataaaaagtaataattatcataaaactactataaataaaaatagtctaaaataatttatttaatttgtcctaaatttaaatttgaatatcaTTAAGTATGTCTTAACATGTTATAGTATATATTGTCTTATTGGTTCCACTTTTTAATccaattttttattgatttcttttctttttatatacttcttattttatgtttcattctattataaTTTCTATTTCCATTC encodes:
- the LOC131643623 gene encoding eukaryotic translation initiation factor 5B-like isoform X2, with the translated sequence MGKKKPSARDDENPPQQGGGKSKKKSQVIDDDEYSIGTELSEEPSLPQPEEKQEKPGKKKGKKGNSKSLQAKDNGDDIDEENDDDVPEIVFAGKKKGKSKKSGSGSVFTAAAGFGLLGDEGEVDNDDDEEKSGLTGNGDDDEDEPVVSFTGKKKSSKGNKKGSSSFSAVSFDEIDGEDESKNDKVEDDDDEDIGPITFTGKKKKSSKSLKKAVSFSSTDIPDEDSVSVSESAKGGDDKDEDDVSLVEFTGKKKSSKKKSGSAAAKVSNEDEFGSESVDVVESEKPSANVDNGNISKSEEVVGTSKNKKKNKKKSGRTAQEEEDLDKILAELGEAPPTAKPSAPPKQDDKVQPAPEVGSVPGASGEKEGEEEIVESAAAKKKKKKKEKEKEKKAAAAAAGSSTANETAEVEAETIEPKKNDLKSKAAADKKLPKHVREKQELLARRKEAEEKQRREEEEKLRKEEEERLRLEELERQAEEAKRRKKEKEKEKLLKKKQEGKLLTGKQKEEARRLEAMRRQILNSTGGVTLPAGDSGAPTKKPIYQTKKGKSTSRNYNGAAAVKTDDSNEAKETTADLDSEEPKKVEEVESVQKEDKVELPEAVEEDRVEEDDVEDEWDARSWDDVNLNDKGAFADEEVDSEPEMIVKKEIKTGIPAKNAGATSKTVSKHVAEEIEDRKQAKVVVEDKKKKPDPQHSAVSSKPSDANLRSPICCIMGHVDTGKTKLLDCIRGTNVQEGEAGGITQQIGATYFPAENIRDRTKELKADATLKVPGLLVIDTPGHESFNNLRSRGSGLCDIAILVVDIMHGLEPQTKESLELLKMRNTEFIVALNKVDRLYGWKTCRNAPIRKAMLQQSKDVQNEFNMRLEQIVTQFKEQGLNTALYYKNKEMGETFSIVPTSAISGEGIPDMLLLLVQWTQKTMIEKLTYSDEVQCTVLEVKVIEGHGTTIDVVLVNGVLHEGDQIVVPGMQGPIVTSIRALLTPHPMKELRVKGSYIHHKEIKAAMGIKITAQGLEHAIAGGSLYVVKPDDDLEYIKTAALEDVESVLSRIDRSGEGVCVQASTLGSLEALLEFLKTPAVNIPVSSISIGPVHKKDVMKASVMLEKKREYSTILAFDVKVTPEARELAEELGVKIFIADIIYHLFDQFKAYMENIKEEKKKESADEAVFPCVLKILPNCVFNKKDPIVLGVDILEGILKIGTPICIPSQDFIDIGRIASIENNHKPVDYAKKGQQVAIKIVGSNSEEQQKMFGRHFEMDDELVSHISRRSIDILKSDYRDELSNEEWKLVVKLKILFRIQ
- the LOC131643623 gene encoding eukaryotic translation initiation factor 5B-like isoform X1, giving the protein MGKKKPSARDDENPPQQGGGKSKKKSQVIDDDEYSIGTELSEEPSLPQPEEKQEKPGKKKGKKGNSKSLQAKDNGDDIDEENDDDVPEIVFAGKKKGKSKKSGSGSVFTAAAGFGLLGDEGEVDNDDDEEKSGLTGNGDDDEDEPVVSFTGKKKSSKGNKKGSSSFSAVSFDEIDGEDESKNDKVEDDDDEDIGPITFTGKKKKSSKSLKKAVSFSSTDIPDEDSVSVSESAKGGDDKDEDDVSLVEFTGKKKSSKKKSGSAAAKVSNEDEFGSESVDVVESEKPSANVDNGNISKSEEVVGTSKNKKKNKKKSGRTAQEEEDLDKILAELGEAPPTAKPSAPPKQDDKVQPAPEVGSVPGASGEKEGEEEIVESAAAKKKKKKKEKEKEKKAAAAAAGSSTANETAEVEAETIEPKKNDLKSKAAADKKLPKHVREKQELLARRKEAEEKQRREEEEKLRKEEEERLRLEELERQAEEAKRRKKEKEKEKLLKKKQEGKLLTGKQKEEARRLEAMRRQILNSTGGVTLPAGDSGAPTKKPIYQTKKGKSTSRNYNGAAAVKTDDSNEAKETTADLDSEEPKKVEEVESVQKEDKVELPEAVEEDRVEEDDVEDEWDARSWDDVNLNDKGAFADEEVDSEPEMIVKKEIKTGIPAKNAAGATSKTVSKHVAEEIEDRKQAKVVVEDKKKKPDPQHSAVSSKPSDANLRSPICCIMGHVDTGKTKLLDCIRGTNVQEGEAGGITQQIGATYFPAENIRDRTKELKADATLKVPGLLVIDTPGHESFNNLRSRGSGLCDIAILVVDIMHGLEPQTKESLELLKMRNTEFIVALNKVDRLYGWKTCRNAPIRKAMLQQSKDVQNEFNMRLEQIVTQFKEQGLNTALYYKNKEMGETFSIVPTSAISGEGIPDMLLLLVQWTQKTMIEKLTYSDEVQCTVLEVKVIEGHGTTIDVVLVNGVLHEGDQIVVPGMQGPIVTSIRALLTPHPMKELRVKGSYIHHKEIKAAMGIKITAQGLEHAIAGGSLYVVKPDDDLEYIKTAALEDVESVLSRIDRSGEGVCVQASTLGSLEALLEFLKTPAVNIPVSSISIGPVHKKDVMKASVMLEKKREYSTILAFDVKVTPEARELAEELGVKIFIADIIYHLFDQFKAYMENIKEEKKKESADEAVFPCVLKILPNCVFNKKDPIVLGVDILEGILKIGTPICIPSQDFIDIGRIASIENNHKPVDYAKKGQQVAIKIVGSNSEEQQKMFGRHFEMDDELVSHISRRSIDILKSDYRDELSNEEWKLVVKLKILFRIQ
- the LOC131643623 gene encoding eukaryotic translation initiation factor 5B-like isoform X4; its protein translation is MGKKKPSARDDENPPQQGGGKSKKKSQVIDDDEYSIGTELSEEPSLPQPEEKQEKPGKKKGKKGNSKSLQAKDNGDDIDEENDDDVPEIVFAGKKKGKSKKSGSGSVFTAAAGFGLLGDEGEVDNDDDEEKSGLTGNGDDDEDEPVVSFTGKKKSSKGNKKGSSSFSAVSFDEIDGEDESKNDKVEDDDDEDIGPITFTGKKKKSSKSLKKAVSFSSTDIPDEDSVSVSESAKGGDDKDEDDVSLVEFTGKKKSSKKKSGSAAAKVSNEDEFGSESVDVVESEKPSANVDNGNISKSEEVVGTSKNKKKNKKKSGRTAQEEEDLDKILAELGEAPPTAKPSAPPKQDDKVQPAPEVGSVPGASGEKEGEEEIVESAAAKKKKKKKEKEKEKKAAAAAAGSSTANETAEVEAETIEPKKNDLKSKAAADKKLPKHVREKQELLARRKEAEEKQRREEEEKLRKEEEERLRLEELERQAEEAKRRKKEKEKEKLLKKKQEGKLLTGKQKEEARRLEAMRRQILNSTGGVTLPAGDSGAPTKKPIYQTKKGKSTSRNYNGAAAVKTDDSNEAKETTADLDSEEPKKVEEVESVQKEDKVELPEAVEEDRVEEDDVEDEWDARSWDDVNLNDKGAFADEEVDSEPEMIVKKEIKTGIPAKNAAGATSKTVSKHVAEEIEDRKQAKVVVEDKKKKPDPQHSAVSSKPSDANLRSPICCIMGHVDTGKTKLLDCIRGTNVQEGEAGGITQQIGATYFPAENIRDRTKELKADATLKVPGLLVIDTPGHESFNNLRSRGSGLCDIAILVVDIMHGLEPQTKESLELLKMRNTEFIVALNKVDRLYGWKTCRNAPIRKAMLQQSKDVQNEFNMRLEQIVTQFKEQGLNTALYYKNKEMGETFSIVPTSAISGEGIPDMLLLLVQWTQKTMIEKLTYSDEVQCTVLEVKVIEGHGTTIDVVLVNGVLHEGDQIVVPGMQGPIVTSIRALLTPHPMKELRVKGSYIHHKEIKAAMGIKITAQGLEHAIAGGSLYVVKPDDDLEYIKTAALEDVESVLSRIDRSGEGVCVQASTLGSLEALLEFLKTPAVNIPVSSISIGPVHKKDVMKASVMLEKKREYSTILAFDVKVTPEARELAEELGVKIFIADIIYHLFDQFKAYMENIKEEKKKESADEAVFPCVLKILPNCVFNKKDPIVLGVDILEGILKIGTPICIPSQDFIDIGRIASIENNHKPVDYAKKGQQVAIKIVGSNSEEQQKMFGRHFEMDDELVSHISRRSIDILKSDYRHLLSPFLILFKL
- the LOC131643623 gene encoding eukaryotic translation initiation factor 5B-like isoform X3, yielding MGKKKPSARDDENPPQQGGGKSKKKSQVIDDDEYSIGTELSEEPSLPQPEEKQEKPGKKKGKKGNSKSLQAKDNGDDIDEENDDDVPEIVFAGKKKGKSKKSGSGSVFTAAAGFGLLGDEGEVDNDDDEEKSGLTGNGDDDEDEPVVSFTGKKKSSKGNKKGSSSFSAVSFDEIDGEDESKNDKVEDDDDEDIGPITFTGKKKKSSKSLKKAVSFSSTDIPDEDSVSVSESAKGGDDKDEDDVSLVEFTGKKKSSKKKSGSAAAKVSNEDEFGSESVDVVESEKPSANVDNGNISKSEEVVGTSKNKKKNKKKSGRTAQEEEDLDKILAELGEAPPTAKPSAPPKQDDKVQPAPEVGSVPGASGEKEGEEEIVESAAAKKKKKKKEKEKEKKAAAAAAGSSTANETAEVEAETIEPKKNDLKSKAAADKKLPKHVREKQELLARRKEAEEKQRREEEEKLRKEEEERLRLEELERQAEEAKRRKKEKEKEKLLKKKQEGKLLTGKQKEEARRLEAMRRQILNSTGGVTLPAGDSGAPTKKPIYQTKKGKSTSRNYNGAAAVKTDDSNEAKETTADLDSEEPKKVEEVESVQKEDKVELPEAVEEDRVEEDDVEDEWDARSWDDVNLNDKGAFADEEVDSEPEMIVKKEIKTGIPAKNAAGATSKTVSKHVAEEIEDRKQAKVVVEDKKKKPDPQHSAVSSKPSDANLRSPICCIMGHVDTGKTKLLDCIRGTNVQEGEAGGITQQIGATYFPAENIRDRTKELKADATLKVPGLLVIDTPGHESFNNLRSRGSGLCDIAILVVDIMHGLEPQTKESLELLKMRNTEFIVALNKVDRLYGWKTCRNAPIRKAMLQQSKDVQNEFNMRLEQIVTQFKEQGLNTALYYKNKEMGETFSIVPTSAISGEGIPDMLLLLVQWTQKTMIEKLTYSDEVQCTVLEVKVIEGHGTTIDVVLVNGVLHEGDQIVVPGMQGPIVTSIRALLTPHPMKELRVKGSYIHHKEIKAAMGIKITAQGLEHAIAGGSLYVVKPDDDLEYIKTAALEDVESVLSRIDRSGEGVCVQASTLGSLEALLEFLKTPAVNIPVSSISIGPVHKKDVMKASVMLEKKREYSTILAFDVKVTPEARELAEELGVKIFIADIIYHLFDQFKAYMENIKEEKKKESADEAVFPCVLKILPNCVFNKKDPIVLGVDILEGILKIGTPICIPSQDFIDIGRIASIENNHKPVDYAKKGQQVAIKIVGSNSEEQQKMFGRHFEMDDELVSHISRRSIDILKSDYRHLLSPFLILFKVKKVNFF